A genomic stretch from Prochlorococcus marinus str. MIT 9312 includes:
- a CDS encoding low molecular weight protein-tyrosine-phosphatase, whose amino-acid sequence MKKISVLFVCLGNICRSPAAEAIFISLLERKGLTDGFIVDSAGTGSWHIGKKADSRMRIAAERRDINILSRARQITSKDFEEFNYILAMDDSNFRNIQDLKKRTSSTDFASIKKIQDFRSVFNEQEVPDPYFGGDDGFDYVLDILEDSVSGFLESMS is encoded by the coding sequence ATGAAAAAAATTTCTGTTCTTTTTGTATGTTTGGGAAATATTTGTAGGTCTCCTGCAGCAGAAGCTATTTTTATAAGTCTACTTGAAAGGAAAGGATTAACCGATGGCTTTATTGTAGATTCTGCTGGAACTGGGAGTTGGCATATTGGGAAAAAAGCTGACTCTAGGATGAGAATTGCTGCAGAAAGAAGAGACATAAATATCTTAAGTAGGGCTCGTCAAATTACTAGCAAAGATTTTGAGGAATTTAACTATATTCTTGCGATGGACGACTCAAATTTTCGAAATATTCAAGATCTTAAAAAGAGAACATCTTCAACTGATTTTGCATCAATTAAAAAAATTCAAGATTTTAGATCAGTTTTTAATGAGCAAGAAGTTCCTGACCCCTATTTTGGAGGTGATGACGGCTTTGATTATGTTCTTGATATATTAGAAGATTCTGTGAGCGGCTTTTTGGAAAGTATGTCTTGA
- the purM gene encoding phosphoribosylformylglycinamidine cyclo-ligase, with the protein MDYKTSGVDIEAGREFVSEIKQAVEGTHTSNVIDGIGGFGGLFRIPVDSFKKPVLVSGTDGVGTKLELAQSKNFHFEVGIDLVAMCMNDIITCGAKPLFFLDYIATGKLDKKQLLQVVQGISHGCGENNCSLLGGETAEMPGFYSNNKYDLAGFCVGIVDEDKLINGKKISENDLIIALKSNGVHSNGFSLVRKIIQNNNQLDKEFEKVSHLNFYDELLKPTKIYNNVVNQILSENIEIKAMSHITGGGIPENLPRCIPSDFIPYINTNSWEIPILFKFLKEKGTIPEKDFWNTFNLGVGFCLIIDKQFKDSILNICKDHDIDSWEIGKIVRKNDSTISKFLPEILT; encoded by the coding sequence ATGGATTACAAAACATCAGGTGTTGATATAGAGGCTGGGCGAGAATTTGTTTCCGAAATTAAACAGGCAGTTGAAGGAACGCATACATCTAATGTGATTGACGGTATTGGTGGGTTCGGAGGTTTATTTAGAATCCCTGTCGATAGTTTTAAAAAACCAGTTCTAGTTTCAGGAACTGATGGTGTTGGAACAAAATTAGAATTAGCCCAAAGTAAAAACTTTCACTTTGAGGTTGGTATTGATTTGGTTGCTATGTGCATGAATGATATTATTACTTGCGGCGCAAAACCTTTATTTTTTCTTGATTATATCGCTACTGGCAAGCTTGATAAAAAACAATTATTGCAGGTTGTTCAAGGAATTTCACATGGCTGTGGAGAAAATAACTGTTCATTACTCGGTGGGGAAACTGCTGAAATGCCAGGATTTTATTCAAATAACAAGTATGATTTGGCAGGATTTTGTGTAGGAATAGTTGACGAGGATAAGCTTATTAATGGTAAAAAAATATCAGAAAATGACTTAATAATTGCTTTAAAAAGTAATGGAGTTCATAGTAACGGTTTTAGTTTAGTAAGAAAAATAATTCAAAACAATAATCAATTAGATAAAGAATTTGAAAAAGTTTCTCACTTAAATTTTTATGATGAGTTATTGAAACCTACAAAGATCTACAATAATGTTGTTAATCAAATATTATCCGAAAATATAGAAATTAAAGCAATGTCTCATATTACTGGTGGAGGTATTCCAGAGAATCTTCCAAGATGCATACCTTCTGATTTTATTCCTTATATCAACACCAATTCTTGGGAAATACCAATTTTATTTAAATTCCTAAAAGAAAAAGGGACGATTCCTGAAAAAGATTTTTGGAATACTTTTAACCTTGGGGTAGGATTTTGCTTAATTATTGATAAACAATTTAAAGATTCAATATTAAATATCTGTAAAGATCATGATATCGATAGTTGGGAGATTGGAAAGATAGTTCGAAAAAATGATTCAACAATTAGTAAATTTTTGCCTGAAATTTTAACTTAA
- a CDS encoding bifunctional pantoate--beta-alanine ligase/(d)CMP kinase: MKKVIIRKTEEIKNWRRNINSDINFIPTMGNLHNGHKTLISTAKNANSNVNLVSIFVNPLQFDNKSDLENYPKTIDNDIKISFENGADVIFIPSTEEIYPSDNKNITFLKAPLELSSSLCGLNRIGHFDGVCTVVYKLLNLIKPKNLYLGEKDWQQLLILKNLVLTKKLDVAIKSIPTQRDFDGIPLSSRNVHLSNNERKLIRFFSHELLVAKENFQQEKKINLKEIIQKLSAQKISIEYLEHLHPYTLQESKVEDNISILAGAIRCGETRLIDHVFLMKRSPIIAIDGPAGSGKSTVTQLIAKKLKLLYLDTGAMYRALSWLLIKENIDYKEEKKLQNILKDISIVFKSNTNSQQDVFINNYCVTEEIRSQEISSIVSKISSIKEVREFLVEEQRKIGESGGLVAEGRDIGTTVFPDAELKIFLTASIDERAKRRKSDKKSKDSQEIDLHKLKELIKKRDFEDSNREISPLIKANDAIEIITDGCSINEVVDKIIDLYNDKIPKETQIR; the protein is encoded by the coding sequence GTGAAGAAAGTAATCATAAGGAAAACAGAAGAAATAAAAAATTGGAGAAGAAATATAAATAGTGATATTAACTTCATTCCAACAATGGGTAATCTTCATAATGGACATAAAACCCTAATATCAACAGCAAAAAATGCTAATTCCAATGTTAATTTAGTAAGTATATTTGTTAATCCACTTCAATTTGATAACAAGTCAGATTTAGAGAATTATCCTAAAACAATTGACAATGATATTAAAATATCCTTTGAGAATGGCGCAGATGTCATCTTCATCCCTAGTACTGAAGAGATATATCCATCGGATAATAAAAATATTACATTCCTGAAAGCTCCCTTAGAGTTATCTTCGTCATTATGTGGGTTAAATCGAATTGGACATTTTGATGGCGTTTGTACTGTAGTTTATAAATTACTTAATCTCATCAAGCCAAAAAATCTTTATTTAGGAGAAAAAGATTGGCAGCAACTATTAATATTAAAAAATCTTGTCTTAACAAAGAAATTGGATGTAGCTATTAAATCTATTCCTACTCAGAGAGACTTTGATGGAATTCCTTTAAGTTCTCGTAATGTACATCTATCAAATAACGAAAGAAAATTAATTAGATTTTTCTCACATGAATTATTAGTAGCAAAAGAAAATTTTCAACAAGAAAAAAAGATCAATTTAAAAGAAATAATTCAAAAGCTGTCAGCACAAAAAATTTCAATTGAATATTTAGAACATTTACACCCTTATACCCTTCAAGAATCAAAAGTTGAGGACAATATTTCAATATTGGCTGGTGCGATAAGATGTGGAGAGACAAGATTAATTGATCACGTTTTTCTAATGAAAAGAAGTCCAATTATTGCAATAGATGGCCCTGCAGGGTCAGGTAAAAGTACTGTGACACAGTTAATAGCGAAGAAACTTAAACTTTTATATTTAGATACTGGAGCAATGTATAGGGCATTGAGTTGGCTCTTAATAAAAGAAAATATTGATTATAAAGAAGAAAAAAAATTGCAGAATATCCTTAAAGATATTTCTATTGTGTTCAAGTCAAATACAAATTCACAACAGGATGTTTTTATTAATAATTACTGTGTTACTGAAGAAATTCGTTCACAAGAGATAAGTTCGATAGTATCTAAAATTTCCTCCATTAAAGAAGTCAGAGAATTCTTAGTAGAAGAACAAAGAAAAATTGGAGAATCAGGCGGACTAGTAGCTGAAGGAAGAGATATAGGAACTACTGTTTTTCCTGATGCAGAACTTAAAATATTTTTAACTGCAAGCATAGATGAAAGAGCAAAAAGAAGAAAGTCTGACAAAAAAAGTAAAGACTCACAAGAAATAGACCTTCATAAATTAAAAGAACTTATAAAGAAAAGAGATTTTGAAGATTCTAATAGGGAAATCTCACCTCTTATAAAAGCAAATGACGCAATAGAAATTATTACGGATGGATGTTCAATTAATGAGGTAGTAGATAAAATTATTGATCTTTATAATGACAAGATCCCTAAAGAGACTCAGATCCGATAA
- a CDS encoding phycoerythrobilin:ferredoxin oxidoreductase, protein MLIEDTIFYRPDWKWHNFLKYLVNNLSKYNCLEKKIPSEYSYKDSTYGSKKSKKNVNLSTWGVTHKKRIQFARAVCINSPNYSVLNFLIIPNTIYNVPFFGVDFVSLPNSHLLVLDFQPSLKIQNQYNNELLEKLIKLKNHCHSSLPLAEKMSADVARFFSPGVIWSKLPKEERSDFLIANQLYTSFKEYLDLYLEILFESQQVNLNLQKELINGQNNYLKYRIDNDPARPMLSSLFGKEFTESLIKEVLFTT, encoded by the coding sequence ATGTTAATAGAAGATACTATTTTTTATAGACCAGATTGGAAATGGCATAATTTCCTAAAATATCTAGTTAATAATTTAAGTAAATATAACTGTTTAGAAAAAAAAATACCTTCTGAATACTCTTACAAAGATTCAACTTACGGTTCAAAAAAATCAAAAAAAAATGTGAATCTCTCTACTTGGGGTGTAACTCATAAAAAAAGAATTCAATTCGCAAGAGCAGTATGCATAAATAGTCCAAATTATTCTGTTTTAAATTTTTTAATTATTCCTAATACTATTTATAATGTCCCATTTTTTGGAGTAGATTTTGTTTCTCTACCTAATAGTCATTTATTAGTATTAGATTTTCAGCCTTCATTAAAAATACAAAATCAATACAATAATGAGTTATTAGAAAAACTTATAAAACTCAAAAATCATTGTCATTCATCACTTCCATTAGCTGAAAAAATGTCTGCAGATGTAGCTCGATTTTTTTCTCCAGGAGTAATCTGGTCAAAATTACCAAAAGAAGAAAGAAGTGATTTTTTAATTGCTAATCAGCTTTATACCTCATTTAAGGAATATCTTGATTTGTATTTGGAAATTCTTTTCGAAAGCCAGCAAGTTAATTTAAACCTACAAAAAGAATTAATAAATGGTCAAAATAATTATTTGAAATATAGAATAGATAACGATCCAGCTAGGCCAATGTTATCCAGTTTGTTTGGTAAGGAATTTACTGAATCTTTAATTAAAGAAGTTTTATTTACTACTTAA
- a CDS encoding heme oxygenase (biliverdin-producing), which translates to MAVALAGQLREGTKKSHTMAENTGFVACFLKGVVEKKSYRKLISDLYFVYEAMEEEIERLVHEEHPVIKPIGFKSLFRKKTLENDLKFYFGDNWKNQINISQSAKEYVERIRSVAKNSPELLVGHHYTRYIGDLSGGQILKRIAKKALNLEGNNGLSFYEFDLIEDEKKFKEEYSLTLNQLPINQNTADQIIDEANQAFTYNMKMFKELEGNLIAVLGKIVFNYITKKARKGSTET; encoded by the coding sequence ATGGCAGTCGCTCTTGCAGGACAACTAAGAGAAGGGACAAAAAAATCCCACACTATGGCAGAAAATACTGGCTTTGTGGCTTGTTTTTTAAAAGGTGTTGTTGAAAAGAAATCTTATAGAAAATTAATTAGCGATTTATATTTTGTTTATGAGGCTATGGAAGAAGAAATTGAAAGATTGGTCCATGAGGAACACCCTGTAATAAAACCTATTGGTTTTAAATCATTATTCAGGAAAAAAACCCTTGAAAATGATCTTAAATTTTATTTTGGTGATAACTGGAAGAATCAAATTAATATTTCTCAATCAGCAAAAGAATATGTTGAAAGAATCCGTTCGGTTGCAAAAAATTCGCCAGAATTATTGGTTGGTCACCACTATACACGCTATATAGGAGATTTATCTGGTGGTCAAATTTTGAAAAGGATCGCCAAAAAAGCATTAAATTTGGAGGGAAATAATGGTTTAAGTTTTTATGAATTTGATTTAATTGAGGACGAAAAGAAATTCAAGGAAGAATATTCCCTTACTTTGAATCAACTTCCAATAAATCAAAACACTGCTGATCAAATTATTGATGAAGCTAATCAAGCTTTTACTTACAATATGAAAATGTTTAAAGAGCTTGAAGGTAACTTGATTGCAGTTTTAGGCAAGATTGTATTTAATTACATTACAAAAAAAGCTAGGAAGGGAAGCACTGAGACTTAG
- a CDS encoding 15,16-dihydrobiliverdin:ferredoxin oxidoreductase, whose product MFDSLVDFLKTNIDELNGHELQISNEFKEHHNKDSKYIIKNWLFSSPEYRKWRITRLDGGKNIQVFNTVAYPNFDSELPILGADILWFGTAKKLLAILDYQPLIQENKYLEKYCSSLGMIKKKYSAFDNNKMKNIYDSKKYFSPWVIICRGNKLNLDRDLNDVFHAFINNYLNLNKSNPVNQFLNLEEIKINQIKYDKYSFEKDPADKLFKSFFGEKWTKKFINKFLFTLNNEIIL is encoded by the coding sequence ATGTTTGATTCATTAGTTGATTTCCTTAAAACCAATATTGATGAATTAAATGGTCATGAACTGCAAATATCTAACGAATTTAAAGAACATCACAATAAAGACTCAAAATATATTATTAAAAATTGGCTTTTTTCATCTCCAGAATATAGAAAGTGGCGAATAACTAGATTAGACGGCGGCAAAAATATTCAAGTTTTTAATACGGTCGCATATCCAAATTTTGATAGTGAATTGCCTATCCTAGGAGCTGATATTTTATGGTTTGGAACTGCTAAAAAGTTATTAGCAATTCTAGATTATCAACCTTTAATTCAAGAAAACAAGTATCTCGAAAAGTATTGTTCAAGTTTAGGTATGATTAAGAAAAAATATTCTGCATTTGATAATAATAAAATGAAGAATATCTACGATTCAAAAAAGTATTTCTCTCCATGGGTAATTATATGTAGAGGCAATAAATTAAACCTTGATAGAGATTTAAATGATGTATTCCATGCATTTATAAATAATTATTTGAATCTTAATAAATCGAATCCTGTTAATCAATTTTTAAACTTAGAAGAAATAAAGATTAATCAAATTAAATACGATAAGTACAGTTTTGAAAAAGACCCTGCAGATAAATTGTTTAAATCTTTTTTTGGAGAAAAATGGACAAAAAAATTTATTAATAAATTTCTTTTTACATTAAATAATGAGATTATTCTTTGA
- a CDS encoding cofactor assembly of complex C subunit B translates to MSYSLNSTLLLTILLAIGLFFFLRASSKDRTTIVEISSAKEPVKVLNGLCEWLNLRGWKQTGGDFEQRILIFKGQVVSSKLLAIFLGFLGGFGSCALGLVIIQIYPELGWWPILLGLIGGPLSGIVYFKKSAREEKFELRLINENDNNSTLMRLRAHRDELISLENELGEKLQLKSDGSLFKTPI, encoded by the coding sequence ATGTCTTATTCCTTAAATTCAACATTGTTGCTGACAATTCTTCTAGCTATAGGATTATTTTTTTTTCTTAGAGCCTCAAGTAAAGATAGAACAACCATTGTTGAGATTTCATCTGCTAAAGAGCCAGTGAAGGTTTTAAATGGTTTATGTGAATGGCTAAATTTAAGGGGATGGAAGCAAACGGGAGGAGATTTTGAACAAAGAATTTTAATATTTAAGGGACAAGTTGTTTCTAGTAAACTTTTAGCAATCTTTTTAGGTTTTCTTGGCGGCTTTGGATCTTGTGCTTTGGGATTAGTAATTATTCAAATATACCCTGAATTAGGGTGGTGGCCTATACTTTTAGGATTAATTGGTGGTCCTTTGTCTGGTATCGTTTATTTTAAAAAATCAGCAAGAGAGGAGAAATTCGAATTAAGATTGATTAACGAAAATGATAATAATTCAACTTTAATGAGATTAAGAGCGCATAGGGACGAATTAATCTCTTTAGAAAATGAACTTGGAGAAAAACTTCAATTGAAAAGCGACGGCTCTTTATTTAAAACTCCTATTTAA
- a CDS encoding NADP-dependent isocitrate dehydrogenase — translation MPKFEKLNLPNQGEIITFKHGKPNVPNNPIVPFIRGDGTGVDIWPATQIVLDAAIKKSYGDERKINWFKVYAGDEACELYGTYNYLPQDTIEAIKHFGVAIKGPLTTPIGGGIRSLNVALRQIFDLYSCVRPCRYYSGTPSPHKNPQNLDVIVYRENTEDIYMGIEWEAEDHNCLELINHLNNVVIPSSNNLKNRSIPKGSGIGIKPVSKFGSQRHIRKAIEHAKKLSGDKRHVTLVHKGNIMKYTEGAFRDWGYELAVNEFREDCITERESWILDNIQKNPEITIENNARKIEPGFDKLTNNKKAFICEEIKEVIASISNTHGDGKWRELILVDDRIADSIFQQIQTRPQEYSILATLNLNGDYVSDAAAAIVGGLGMAPGANIGDNAAIFEATHGTAPKHAGLNKINPGSVILSGVMMLEYFGWNEAANLITNGLSKAIEQKKVTYDLARLMEPKVEPLSCSSFAEEIISNF, via the coding sequence ATGCCAAAATTTGAAAAATTAAATTTACCTAATCAAGGAGAAATAATAACTTTCAAACACGGCAAGCCTAATGTTCCTAATAATCCAATTGTTCCATTTATTAGGGGTGATGGAACTGGAGTTGATATATGGCCAGCAACACAAATTGTTCTTGATGCAGCGATTAAAAAAAGCTATGGAGATGAAAGAAAAATTAATTGGTTTAAAGTCTATGCAGGAGATGAAGCTTGTGAACTTTATGGAACATATAACTATCTCCCCCAAGATACTATTGAAGCAATTAAACACTTCGGTGTAGCCATCAAGGGTCCTTTAACAACTCCCATCGGAGGAGGCATTAGATCACTTAATGTTGCATTAAGACAAATCTTTGATTTATATAGCTGTGTTAGACCATGCAGATATTATTCAGGAACTCCAAGCCCTCACAAAAACCCTCAAAATCTGGACGTTATTGTTTATAGAGAAAATACTGAGGACATCTACATGGGGATCGAATGGGAAGCCGAAGATCATAATTGTCTTGAATTAATTAATCACTTAAATAACGTTGTAATACCAAGTAGTAATAATTTAAAAAATAGGTCAATTCCAAAAGGGTCTGGAATAGGAATAAAACCAGTTAGTAAATTTGGTAGCCAAAGACATATTAGAAAAGCTATTGAGCATGCAAAAAAATTATCAGGAGATAAAAGGCATGTGACTCTCGTACATAAAGGCAATATCATGAAATATACCGAAGGTGCATTTAGAGATTGGGGATATGAATTAGCAGTAAATGAATTTAGAGAAGATTGCATTACAGAAAGAGAAAGCTGGATTTTAGATAATATTCAGAAAAATCCAGAAATTACAATTGAAAATAATGCTCGTAAAATTGAACCAGGTTTTGACAAGCTTACCAATAACAAAAAAGCATTCATTTGCGAAGAAATTAAAGAAGTTATTGCATCAATATCAAATACTCATGGAGATGGGAAATGGCGAGAACTTATTCTTGTTGATGATCGGATAGCTGACAGTATATTTCAACAAATTCAAACTCGACCTCAAGAATATTCAATTCTTGCAACATTAAACCTGAATGGAGACTATGTTTCTGATGCAGCTGCTGCAATTGTTGGTGGGCTAGGTATGGCTCCTGGAGCGAATATTGGAGATAATGCAGCAATTTTCGAAGCTACGCATGGTACTGCGCCAAAACATGCAGGCTTAAATAAGATTAATCCAGGCTCAGTCATTCTAAGTGGTGTAATGATGCTTGAATATTTTGGTTGGAATGAAGCAGCTAACTTAATTACTAATGGTTTAAGTAAGGCAATAGAGCAAAAAAAAGTCACCTATGATCTAGCACGTTTAATGGAACCTAAAGTAGAACCCTTATCCTGCAGCAGTTTTGCTGAAGAAATTATCTCAAATTTCTAA
- a CDS encoding four-carbon acid sugar kinase family protein: MKFVVIDDDPTGSQTVHDCLLLLKWDCPTLVKGFESKSNLFFILANTRSLSENDAKLIIEEICRNLKTVIASQFYEEEIIFISRGDSTLRGHNYLEPSALNSCLGPFDATFHVPAFIEGKRLTINGSHFVDKTPIDKTIFARDTIFGYETSNIKNLLFQKSKSKLNLDDIQNLFLSDLEILNDEENNIIFKKLKNLKNNKHVIVDVENYSQIKKFSLIIKKLTKQKKFLFRTAASFISSISEKNSVRQGETFFSNLRIRTKEKFFLPGLVIVGSYVELSTIQLKNLLEISTCKPIELDVFEFFKISASENNQKKRNLFKNKFLKEIRLSFEQGKTPVLFTSRKFMSLDYSEQFNFYNSLAFFIAELVADLKYEIGYLVSKGGITTNVILSDGLNADYVYLEGQILTGISVVTCNLKNDEKLPIITHPGNIGTKDSLVNIWKVLENKNTC; encoded by the coding sequence ATGAAATTTGTTGTTATTGATGATGATCCAACAGGCTCTCAAACTGTCCATGATTGCTTATTACTTCTTAAATGGGACTGCCCAACTTTAGTTAAAGGTTTTGAATCTAAATCTAATTTATTTTTTATTTTGGCTAATACAAGGTCACTATCGGAAAATGATGCGAAATTAATAATAGAAGAAATTTGCAGAAATCTTAAGACCGTCATAGCCTCTCAATTTTATGAAGAAGAAATTATTTTCATAAGTAGAGGAGATTCTACGCTTAGAGGACATAACTATTTAGAGCCAAGTGCCCTAAATAGTTGCTTAGGTCCTTTTGATGCTACTTTTCATGTTCCAGCTTTTATAGAGGGTAAAAGATTAACAATTAATGGATCACACTTTGTCGATAAAACCCCTATTGATAAAACAATTTTTGCAAGAGATACAATATTTGGATATGAGACAAGCAATATCAAGAATCTGTTATTTCAGAAGAGTAAATCGAAATTAAATTTAGATGATATTCAAAATCTTTTTTTGTCAGATCTAGAAATTCTGAATGATGAAGAAAATAATATTATTTTTAAAAAACTAAAGAACTTAAAGAATAATAAACATGTAATTGTAGATGTAGAAAATTATTCTCAAATAAAAAAATTTTCTTTAATAATTAAAAAATTAACTAAACAAAAAAAATTCCTTTTTCGAACTGCAGCAAGCTTTATAAGTTCAATTTCTGAGAAAAATAGCGTTCGTCAGGGTGAGACATTTTTTTCTAATTTAAGAATAAGAACTAAAGAAAAATTTTTTCTTCCAGGACTGGTAATTGTTGGATCTTATGTGGAACTTTCAACAATTCAATTGAAAAATTTATTAGAGATAAGCACTTGCAAGCCAATTGAATTAGATGTTTTTGAATTTTTTAAAATTTCTGCATCAGAGAATAATCAGAAGAAAAGGAATTTGTTTAAAAATAAATTTTTGAAAGAAATTAGATTGTCTTTTGAGCAAGGAAAAACTCCTGTATTATTTACTTCAAGAAAATTTATGTCCTTAGATTATTCTGAACAATTTAATTTTTATAATTCACTTGCTTTTTTTATTGCTGAATTAGTAGCAGATTTGAAGTATGAAATAGGATATTTGGTTTCAAAAGGCGGAATAACAACAAATGTGATTCTTAGTGACGGACTGAATGCAGATTATGTTTATCTTGAAGGACAGATTTTAACAGGCATTTCTGTAGTGACTTGCAATTTAAAAAATGATGAAAAGCTTCCTATCATTACACATCCTGGAAACATTGGCACTAAAGATTCACTTGTTAATATATGGAAAGTTTTGGAAAATAAAAATACTTGTTAA
- a CDS encoding lipid-A-disaccharide synthase-related protein codes for MQSFYDLNSKVTHSILFICNGHGEDVIASEIIKRLLKKIKNKNIEVLPLVGNGDVFNSIKSKNFCKIGYLKELPSGGFSNQSLKGFLLDLFAGFLIDNLRNFLIVKQKSKHNCKIIAVGDFLPLLYAWSSECEFSFIGTPKSDHTWSSGPGWALSDFYHKLKGSEWDPWEMFLMTSPRCKNLIMRDQITANNLNRKNIHATYFGNPMMDFVNSKNEKISNIIAFKRIILLVGSRYPEAFKNLDNFLDCLQDFDLSKNLVILLPLSINANVLQIQSYLNKYGFKKQSKTKFLIDQDSVWKKKEKYILIGKGKFNLWANMADIGLSNAGTATEQIAGLGIPSLSLPGSGPQFTKSFAKRQSRLLGGSVLVCKNKEILLKRLSLLLREKVARLEQSKIGKKRMGKSGASQKIVDSINSHLLS; via the coding sequence ATGCAATCTTTTTATGATCTTAACAGTAAGGTGACTCATTCTATATTATTTATATGCAATGGCCATGGAGAAGATGTAATCGCATCGGAAATAATAAAAAGATTATTAAAGAAAATAAAAAATAAAAATATCGAAGTCTTGCCTTTAGTAGGAAATGGAGATGTATTTAATTCCATAAAATCAAAGAATTTTTGTAAAATAGGCTATTTAAAAGAGCTACCTAGTGGAGGTTTTAGTAATCAAAGTCTGAAGGGATTTTTGCTTGATTTGTTTGCAGGATTTTTAATAGATAATTTAAGAAATTTTTTAATTGTAAAACAAAAGTCAAAACATAACTGCAAAATTATTGCAGTTGGAGATTTTCTACCATTACTTTATGCTTGGAGTTCAGAATGCGAATTCAGTTTTATTGGCACTCCCAAAAGTGACCATACTTGGAGTAGTGGACCAGGTTGGGCGTTAAGCGATTTTTATCATAAGTTGAAAGGTTCTGAATGGGACCCATGGGAAATGTTTTTAATGACATCTCCAAGATGTAAAAATTTAATTATGAGAGATCAAATAACAGCTAATAATTTGAATAGAAAAAATATTCATGCAACATATTTTGGCAATCCAATGATGGATTTTGTTAATTCAAAAAATGAAAAGATATCCAATATTATTGCTTTCAAAAGGATAATTTTATTAGTTGGAAGTAGATACCCAGAAGCATTTAAAAATCTTGATAATTTTCTTGATTGTTTGCAAGATTTTGATTTATCTAAGAATTTGGTAATACTTTTGCCTTTGAGCATTAATGCGAATGTGCTGCAAATTCAAAGTTATTTAAATAAATACGGTTTTAAAAAACAAAGTAAAACTAAATTTTTGATTGATCAAGATTCAGTATGGAAGAAGAAAGAAAAATATATATTGATTGGAAAAGGCAAATTCAATTTATGGGCCAATATGGCAGATATTGGCTTGTCTAATGCAGGAACTGCCACAGAGCAAATTGCTGGCTTAGGAATACCTTCTCTGTCACTTCCAGGATCTGGACCACAATTCACAAAATCATTTGCAAAAAGGCAATCAAGATTATTAGGGGGAAGTGTTTTAGTTTGCAAGAATAAAGAAATTCTTTTAAAACGTTTAAGTTTACTGTTGAGAGAAAAAGTTGCTAGGTTAGAACAATCGAAAATTGGTAAAAAAAGAATGGGGAAATCTGGCGCAAGTCAGAAAATTGTAGATTCTATAAACTCTCATTTGTTATCTTAG
- a CDS encoding ribonuclease D codes for MTIENKNIDFLYSDLTADLYNIYKKSSYLAIDTEAMGLIHGRDRLCLVQICNELRRTACIKIELNRSSAPNLKALLEDEKITKIFHYARFDVAALKCNLGINTKNIFCTKIASKLARTYTNKHGLKDLINELLGVELDKSSQSSDWGSKEDLTKDQLDYASNDVRYLIEAMHKLKVILDRENRYELAQKCFKTVSVHADLDILKFSNIFEH; via the coding sequence ATGACTATTGAAAATAAAAATATTGATTTTCTTTATAGTGATTTAACAGCAGATTTATATAATATCTATAAAAAATCATCCTACCTTGCTATTGACACTGAAGCAATGGGGTTGATTCATGGAAGAGATAGATTATGTTTAGTACAAATATGCAATGAACTTAGAAGAACAGCCTGTATAAAAATCGAACTTAATAGATCTTCTGCTCCCAATTTAAAAGCACTTCTTGAAGATGAAAAAATTACTAAAATCTTTCACTATGCAAGATTTGATGTAGCAGCGCTAAAATGCAATCTTGGAATTAATACAAAAAATATTTTTTGTACAAAAATTGCAAGTAAGTTGGCAAGAACATATACAAATAAACACGGTTTAAAAGATTTAATTAATGAATTGTTAGGGGTAGAATTAGACAAAAGTTCACAAAGCAGTGATTGGGGTAGCAAAGAAGATTTAACAAAAGATCAATTAGATTATGCTTCAAATGATGTTAGATATTTAATTGAAGCGATGCATAAATTAAAAGTCATCTTAGATAGAGAGAATAGATATGAGTTAGCTCAAAAATGTTTCAAAACAGTTTCAGTTCATGCTGATTTAGACATCCTAAAATTTTCAAATATATTTGAACATTAA